The nucleotide window ttccaagtagctgggaccacaggggtgcaccaccatgcctggcttattttttgtatttttgatacaggtggagttttgccatattgtctaagctgatctcaaactcctgacctcaagtgatccgcccacctcagtcaggctcccaaagtgctgggattataggcatgagccaccgtgcctggcctggcccaGTAGTTTTCACAAAAGATAGCACACATGTTACTGtggtcagcaattttttttttttttttgagacacagtcttgctctgtcaccaggctggattgcagtggtgtgatcttggctcactgcaacctctgcctcctgggttcaagcgactctcctgcctcagcctcccaagtagctgggattacaggcacctgccaccacgcccagctaatttttgtatttttagtacagatggggtttcaccatgttggccaggctggtctcgatctcctgacctcgtgatccgcctgcctcggcctcccaaagtgctgggattacaaggcatgagccacagtgcccagccagcaagataattttaagatatattcaatatattcagatatttatccttttaatagttatatatttttttataatgCATATTAGAAAAAATTTCACAAGCACGTCAGTCACTGCACTTAGTAGCATAACTTCCCATGAGCTTATCACTGATGTCCAAGGCCAGGTCTGAATAGATGCTTTCTGGGGCAACCTGTTAGCATATGAAAATCATGAACACTGATCTATGATCCCCAGAATTGGGGAGATGAATCTCCCGCCTCTTTGCCCTGAGACTATGGATAAGTGTCACCTGACAATATCATACCATGCAGCCCTGTGAAGAGGGAGACTACCCAGCCTCCTGCCAGCCTTGACAGCCTACCCTCCGGCTTCAACAGTAGGTCTCCTTTCTCCAATCAAACACAACATTAGTTGGGATTTTGCAACATTTAATCAAAAAAGAATCTGGTATCTTAAAAGTTAGGTTTACAAACTTGACACATTCTCAATATTAGCAATTTATCTATTTAAACATTGTCTAAGAAAATATGATCTATGAAGACATTAATACATTAATAAGATACTTAAGAGTTCATTATAAGCTACAACACTTTGCAAATAAGTATCCAGTTTAATCGTAACAAACCACAATTTGTGAGCaaatttaagaatataaaaaacattaattAGTTAAATACAATTCTCTGGGAATATACATTATACCTACAGCTGTTTTTACAGTGacagtcttcctttttttttccttttaattatcaAAATGGTAAATCACTGTATGGTCCTGGATCTCCATGCTGTAAAGCTGAAATATGTATTTCCAGCGTAGCAGATGGTGACCAGGAAGGCAAAGAACTGGAGAAAACAAAGCATAATAGAAGTGGGGTTTAGGGCACATCCTAATTAGCAAAAGTTATCATTTCACCTCCATTGAATCATGCACTCACTACCTTCTCTTGATACCAGGCTTTGTCATCTAAAACTGCTTTATTGGTTCAATTACTATCCTTCTCAAATGATTTCTGgtcatgctgtttttatttcgGAGAACATCTGAAAGCCTGTAGTTTTGCTCAAATAACCTCAGGGAGTTCACTTAGGAGTGAATACGGCGGCAGTGCATCTGAGAAAAGTGTATCATTTCTAATTTAGCACAGGCAATCTAGGTCCGGGGTACAATCTTGGGTTGCTACAGTGTCAGTTCACATAAATGAGTCCAGTGGGCCAGAGTAAGCAATAAGCCCACATGGTATGTGAGGTGTGAACAGGGAGGAGGAAAATGCAGGCCCTTCTTAATTAATGGGGCAGCCTCCACCCAGTTCTAGTCCATTCTTGCTATGTGTTAACTTGAGCCCAGTCTTGACGAAGCTTGTGATTTTTAATGTCACCGGCATCCATGtgctctacttttattttattttgtttttttgagatggagtttcgctcttgttgcccaagctggggtgcaatggcatgatcttggctcactgcaacctctgcctcctgggttcaagcgattctcctgcctcagcatcccaagtagttgggattacaggtgcccgccaccacccccggctcacttttttgtatttttagtagagatggggtttcaccatgttggccaggctggccttgaactcctgacctcaggtgatccacccgcctagtcctcctaaagtgctgggattacaggcatgtgccactgtgcccgaccaatCTACTTTTAAATACAGATcttcaaacagaaataaaagtaaagaatatgaTGAACCCCCATGTACCATCAATCAGCTTTGACATAATCATTTTGGCATTTCTGTAtaactgcctccctccttcccccgaTAGCCTTCTTTTGGAGATGGGCTATTTTAAGGCCAATCTCACAGAGATTCTTaataacagttttttttaaattagaaaaataatacacacttatggtttaaaaatgcaaacagaagtacataaattaaaaagtaaggtcaggcgcagtggctcacgcctgtaattccagcactttgggaggccaaggcaggaagatcacttgagcccaggaaatccagaccagcctgtgcaacatagcgagacttagtctctacaaaaaagttaaaacattagctgggcacggtggtgcaggattctagtcccagctattcaggaggctgaggtaggaggatggctcaAGCTGaggagttccaggttgcagtgagctataattatgccactgcactccagcctgggtgatggagcaagaccccttctcttaaaaaaaaaatagaagttccTTGTCCCACTCCCCTCATTTCCTGATCCCAGTCTCTAGAAGGAACCTCTACTGGTATATATTTTTCTAGGCATTCTCAAtgcataaacaaaacaaatattttcacttaaaaaaaaactaaatggaattatattctgttcattttctgCAACCTTCCCCCACTTAATACATTATAGGCAGTAGAATTATTCTTAGCATGCTTTAAACAGCTTTTCTCCCTTGAATACTTATCTTTTTCCAGTCATTCGGCATTCACTCAAGCAGTCTCCCAGCCTTTTCCCACTTCGGGCCAGGAGggtcccctgccccctgccccctgccagtTTTAGATATTTTCAAATCAATAAGCCAATTGCTAATTTGTCACTACTGCAAGCGCTCCTTTTTCCTGCAGATGACTCTGTCTTCCCCAATCCCAAGTAAGCCTTGGAGACAGAAGAGGAGGATCATGTGGGGATGGAGGGCTACTCACCGATGAGGCCGCCCAGCTGTTGAAGTTGTGACTGTCCCTCTCAGGGGAGACGGAAGATGCATCTACAACAGCAGCAGAGAGGTACAAGACGAAGGCACTGCCGTTAAAGCACAGGCCCTGGGGGGACACAGGGGCAGAGTGTTTAGGGAGAGGGGAGGGTCTACACACCTCTGGACTTCAGAAGTGACGAGGGCTGTACCTCTGGTGTGGGAAGGGGCCCACGTGGACACCTGTGGGAGGGTGGGGGACAAGGCTGTGGGAAGGCAGCTCTCAGGGCCTTGGGGAGGCAGCAAGTTCAAGAGGAGAGGGTTTTACGGCAGCTCATACCAGatgccaccccctgcccccacaaGACACTGAGATTGCATGCCGCCCCTTCAGTCATTTTGCTTCTTCGGTTTGCTCCTGAGCCTCATCTCATCCAGATGTCAGCCAAGCTGACGCTGTCTGAGGACTCAGTGGGCTCAGCCTCAGCCCCTGGCCCTCAGCCGCAGCTGTAGCCCTTGCATGTGTCCCTGACGTAGAGGCGCAATAGAGAGTTCCCCAAAACAGGCCCAGCTGACTCCCTAACCCCCCCGTTCCAAACAGGGAGGGATATTTAAATGAGCTCCTCTGTTCTAGCTGCAAGTTCTTAAAAAGGCGGTTACAGCCCTTTGGGAACTAATGTCACCCTTGGCTTCACCTTATTTGTTCCTATTTTTAGAGAAGATATGTAAGTCCTGGtaggtatttggttttcagttaTGTCTAAACTCTAAGAAACCATGCTCTGAACCATGCATAGGAAAACATGCAAAGCTGGGTCCTGCCTGAAcacaggggaggggcaggggtgaGGTGAAACCAGAGCAGAAACCAACTGGGGAGGAAGGGGGATGCCTCTCAGGAGTGGGCCCTCTGTGGTCTAACATCTTTCCCTCAGTAACTTGGAGACAGAGGAAGGGGTAGGGGAAAGGGAGGAAGCAATCTCTAtcttctcagagaaaaaaaagctaCATAGAATTTTCCCATTGCAGGCCCTAGCATTGTGGCAGAGGTTGTATGTCCCTGTCGCCACCTCCACCTGTGCTCACACTGTCCCCAGCTCAGGGCACTTAACCTTTAAGATAAGGGCTTCATCACAGTCAGACCCAGGGTCAGGCTGCCGAAACTGTCCCCTAAGCAGCCCTGGTCTCACTAAATGACTCATTAGGAATGttggttgtgtttttttgtttactttttggtCTAGAAACACATCTGTGCATTAACACACAAGCCCTTACTGGTATTTTTCCCCCATATCACCTCTTAGAATATAGAGTCACGCACATTTAGTACTTGCCAAGCCATTTAGTCTTGTCTTGCCACTAATACTTCATAATTTAATTTTCccctattgatgggcatttcaaTGTTGCTAATTTTTCCAGGATTACAAATGCTACTGCAACGAACATCTTTGAGGATGTGTTTCAGGGCTCTCATGCATGTCTAGTTCTTTATacaaggaaagaatgagaataaatgaaagagaattcAGGGAAAGCTCAGCCTGGCCAGAAGTGCCCTGATGTCCTGGGCCTTGTGCATGAGCCCATGTGGACGAGGGGGCCAGAGAGGAGATGGGGAAAGAAAGACTCTCTGAGTCTACGACCTGTGAACATGCAATGACCCCATCTCTCAGTAAGTATGGCCCATTTTTTCTGAACTctaaagaaacaagaaactgCTATTTCCCTtggaaagaaatggggaaggggaagagggttGGTAGAGACGTGAGTAGAAGGCAGGGGCATTCTCCCGCTGCGCACCCCCCACACTGGGGGCTCTGCCAGGTTCTTACAAGCCTCTCTCAGGCACTATCTCACAGTGCCTAACTTTGTGACTTCCCTAGTCTTGTTTAACACTCCCAAAAGTAA belongs to Pongo pygmaeus isolate AG05252 chromosome 2, NHGRI_mPonPyg2-v2.0_pri, whole genome shotgun sequence and includes:
- the CMTM8 gene encoding CKLF-like MARVEL transmembrane domain-containing protein 8 isoform X2; translation: MEEPQRARSHTVTTTASSFAENFSTSSSSFAYDREFLRTLPGLLIVAEIGLCFNGSAFVLYLSAAVVDASSVSPERDSHNFNSWAASSFFAFLVTICYAGNTYFSFTAWRSRTIQ